DNA from Salmo trutta chromosome 14, fSalTru1.1, whole genome shotgun sequence:
CtacagtaggggagagtggggtaagttgagccattttttacattcagcatcactccgtcaagggaaatatagtatgtCTTTctgttttgaaaacatagcttgtccaaaaaaagtggtctctgGGCACAACTTAGTTGAGCTGTGGGACATGGTAAGTTAAGCCGCATACACATTTCTGTACTAaattaaatattaccactacccttttaaaaccatgtctatcttcatttcccaaacacaactcaacacaatcacaatcgatttttgtcttttaataattTTAAGGCTCTTTTAACAGATGCTTAACACCTaaggccctgttgttacctcgTATCTCAGAGATAATGCCTTGATTTTTTctgcctgggaagaaaacacttccatttgctcaacttgccattggctcaaccattggctcaacttaccccatggccattggctcaacttacctcaTGGTCATTGGCTCAATTTAGCCCATggtcattggctcaacttaccccaaggcaaacattttgactatattatcCCACACAggtacaaggatgcactttcatgctaggtttaggacctcatattgaagcttatagagacccaaACGGCTGTATAGAACAATCTGCAAATGATCTACTTTGGCTTAGacacaagcatcatgaaacctctaacacaataaattcatttgacttggtgttttttttttttttttacctaacttgcttaccactttttccatgtgatTTCTTCCGTCTCAGACTGAAATgaagacctcttcctaaatatttggtcaaattattaattttgtgtatggtttcctagaaacaagggtggctcaacttatGCCTTTGtctcaatttaccccactctcccctatgtaACTTCATAGCAAACATAAGTATCTCACtaacgactgtgtgtgtgtgtgttaccttgaagTGAGGTCTGGGCTTGGCTCAGTAGTGAGGGCAGTGTACGGGCAGTAGAAAGGACCCTGCTAAACGGCTGAGAGGAGCTGAGGCTGTAGGAAGAGCTGGAACATGGGTGTACCTACAAGGGtttaacacacacagaacaaagtTAGGATCTCATTTACCTGGCAACTGAATACATGTGGGATACTATTTTAGTTGTAACATGATATCGTTGATAAACTCAGTCAAATGGCACTATatattccctgcatagtgcactactttgaccagagccttatggcctctggtcaaagtagtgcactacagatgtaggatcttaatttgatcaccttgttgcaggagaactttcctgcaaagCAGGACATTTTTAACTTGTAGTGtacttgaggtttaaaaaggcgcattaagtttgtaatttccactttgaaatttcagactccTTTACGAAAAcatttatcaacccctacaaaagtATCCATTAATtaaaatccacataataattaataTTTCCTGTTGCAGCAGGATTATgtttctgctgtagcaaactggctcaaatgaagatcatacatctgtatatatagttgaagtcggaagtttacatacacttaggttggagtcattaaaactcgtttttcaaccactccacaaatttcttgttaacaaactattgttttggcaagtcagttaggacatctactttgtgcatgacacaatacatttttccaacaattgtttacagacagattatttcacttataattcactatataacaattccagtgggtcagaagtttacatacactaagttgactgtgccattaaacagcttggaaaattccagaaaatgatgtcattgctttagaagcttctgacaggctaattgacatcatttgagtcaattggaggtgtacctgtggatgtatttcaaggcctatcttcaaactcagtgcctctttgcttgacatcatgggaaaatccaaagaaatcagccaagacctcagaaaaaaattgtagacctccacaagtctggttcatccttgggagcaatttccaaatgcctgaaggtaccatgttcatctgtacaaacaatagtacgcaagtataaacaccatgggaccatacagccgtcatactgctcaggaaggacacgtgttctgtctcctagagatgaacgtactttggtacgaaaagtgcaaatcaatcccagaacaacagcaaaggaccttgtggaggtgctggaggaaacaggtacaaaagtatctatatccacagtaaaacgagtcctatatcaacataacctgaaaggccgctcagcaaggaagaagccactgctccaaaaccgccataaaaaaaagccagactacggtttgcaactgcacatggggacaaagatcaaactttttggagaaatgtcctctggtctgaataaacaaaaattgaactgtttggccataatcaccatcgttatgtttggaggaaaaagggggaggcttgcaagccaaagaacaccatcccaaccatgaagcacgggggtggcagcatcatgttgtgggggtgctttgctgcaggagggactggtgcacttcacaaaatagatggcagttaaattatgtggatatattgaagcaacaccagtcaggaagttaaagcttggttgcaaatgggtcttccaaatagacaatgaccccaagcatacttcaaaagttgtggcaaaatggcttaagggcaacaaagtcaaggtattggagtggccatcacaaagccctgacctgaatcctACAGACAATTtgggggcagaactgaaaaagtgtgtgcgagcaaggaggcctacaaacctgacaacccgaaacgtttgacccaagttaaacaatttaaaggcaatgctaccaaatactaattgagtgtatgtaaacttctgacccactgggaatgtgatgaaagaaataaaggctgaaataaatcattctctctattattattctgacatttcacattcttaaaataaagtggtgatcctaactgacctaagacaggtaatgtttactaggattaaatgtcaggaattgtgaaaaactgagtttaaatgtatttggctaaggtgtatgtaaacttccgacttcaactgtaggtaatagggtgccatttgggaagcagactaAAGTTCTGCTACCTGACCCGAGCTTGACGGACTCTGACATTATACATGTGGTTACGGCTGGGTGGGGCCCGTTtattcatcaataactagggtacgggaaGGGTTTGGGTATCACTAAATTGATCACAAAAATGTTGAAGCTGTGCCATTTGCTCGTGATCTGCTGCGCAGTACAGTCACATCTGACTAAGATCACAACATGAtgtcagaagtgcttcaacctcATCAAATATAAGACCAATAAGAGATTATTTCACAGAGTTCAGAGTGATGAAAAGTATCTAACAGCTAACTGCTCTCTCATGTCTCATTGAGCAGAGTAGCCCAAGCAGAGCCGTTGCTATGGCTACTCAGACTCAGAGCCGCCATGAGCAGAGCAGGGAGCTCcttgacagacagagaggagcagctagCGGATTGACTAACGCaggaagttatttctgatttCGGCCAGGGCCGggcctgggtagggtagggcctgaatgCCGCGGGTATGGGTAAGGCTCTAACGCAGACATGATGTTGATTTCTGGAGTACCTGGGTGTTGAGGGCAGAGTTGACTGGTTGAAGTGACAGTGTGGAGACGTGAGATGGCAGGAGTCCTGAAGAGAGAGCGGTGCTACATATGCCTCCGCCCAGCGACAGAGGGGTGTTACAGACACCGCCACTCAAAGACAGAGGGTCCTTGTGACTGGTGTAGATTCCTAACCAAGAGAGTAATATCAGACTCAATTCATAAATGCAATTCATTTatagaacacacacatgcacatatgtacagacatacacacacacacaaccgcacACCTAAAAGTGTTGAGGTCATATCTTGTCAGAGTAGAGCAAAAGCAGGATGTCAACCCAACCATTGACGCACATGCTCTCTCTGTTGACACAACACAAAACCACAATCTAACAAATCTCTTTACGACGCACAGATCACTAACTACCTAAGATGTACTACGTATGTGCAGTCTGCACTTCTAGTTCTGCTCAAAAAGTCATATTCATACAAGGGTTCTTCCCTCTTATTTGTACTCAATCTGTTACACTTCTTCATCCTTTTCTTTCTCTGTAGTGCAAATATGTACAAGCTTAAATCTGGCCGCCATTTTCTAAATGAGGTATCTTGcttcctgaacatctctaaataCACATACTTATAATGTGTACATTCATCATCCACAGCCACAATACACAGAAATGCTGTGTATTATTTTCACATGCAAGTGCACGCTTGCAGTCCCTCGTGCGCACACAGGAAGCTAGAGGGCTACCACACAGAGATACGCCCACTCAGACAGATCTGGTGAGACTCACCGGAGCCGCGGCCTGTGGAGAAACTGACGCtagaggaagtggaggaggaggggaaggaggagagggaggaggtgagcaGGGTGGAGGAGTACGCTGTGtgggggagggtggaggagcTGGGGAAGAGCGAGGAGaacgaggtggaggaggaggttagGGAAGGAGGTGGAGCAGGAGCCGTGTGGGGATGGTTCTGACGGTACTCCTCCTCTCGCCTCTCCGTCCGCTCCCGGTTCTTGCTCCCCCGCGGGCGCCCCGGTCCGTGCCGGCTCTTCTTGTTGCCACGGTGCCTCCTCTCCCGGTGTGTTGGCAGTGGTGGTGGGGGCGTGGCCTTGTCTTCCTCTAGGTCGGCCTCCTCCAGTATAGGGGGCGTGGCTAGGTGCGGGGACTTCAGAAGCGACTTGGAAAGCTTGTAGTCCcccgaggaagaggaggaggagattttGCGGAGCTTGCTGCTGCCGCCGCCTAGCCCACCCGAGGAGGAAGTGATGCGCATGATGGAGCCGAAGGTGGAGATTGTGACCTTGGTCTCAAAGGAGTTGGCCTCGCCCTCTGACCTCTCGTGACCCTGCGACGACCCTCCGTGAGGTCCGTCAACCGGGGTCAGGGCCGGGGGCTGCAGAGAGGCCTTGTTGTGATATTTACTATTGTCcaattcctcctcctcttctttctcttcttccttttcctcctcctcttcttcgtcATCTTCCTCAGGCGCTGTCCGCCTGGTCCGCTCGTCGCGGTGCTCCTCGGCACCATGCTCGTCCGCTCCTCGGTCGGGGTCGCGCTCCAAacgagaggtagaggaggaagggaggaagtcttgggagccgccacctgggaATACACACCGTAGTTATACCTAAACACAGCACAATAACCAGACAACACTATACGGTGCAGTTATACCTAAACCATTATAAAACACACGTTCAGACTAAACACAGTGAAGTTACACCAAAACAAAGAGTTCTGCACTAGAGAGTTGGTTATTCACAAACAGAACTGACTGAGAAGTAGTTGGACACAAAATGGCCGGTTGGTTGGCCCATAAAGGATTAGCTTTGTACCAGTGTTGAAGGGACTGGAggagcaagaggaagaggagCAGCTCTTGCCAATGCTTCCTGTCTTCTTACTGCGATGTCCCACCTGGCCGTGAGAGCTCAACCTCTTCGAATTCCCCTCGCTGTCCTTGTTGCTGTGGTGACCCGACGACAACTAAATCAACAACACGGGGGAAAGTGTGTCACGGGGTCACGGGGGAAAGTGTGTCATTATAGGTCACGGGGGAAAGTGTGTCATTATAGATTGAGAAGGGGTTTGATGTCATAGATTAAAGCCATTTACGCGCGTTAGAAAGTATTGTAATACGGTCCTGTTAGAGAGTTCAACCAAGGACCTCACCTGAATAAAACCATTTTCTCAAATGTATCAACTTAGCAATAAGCAATAGTTCAAACTATTTAGGAGCCCAAATGGTTATACTAGAACAATGAAGGAAGACAGATAGGATGGGTGGAGGTGGGGAAAGACTAgactagatagagagagagagagagagaaagagagagaaagagagagagaaagagagagagaaagatgagaggttagaaagaaagagacagagactgagggcATTTAGGGGTGTAAATATTGGGGTTGGCTTTACCTTGTCCATACTGCTGGATAGTGAGGACCCCAGACCATCAGATGACTTTTTATGCCGTTCCTTTTGCCTCATCTTGTCCTTGTGACTCTGAATGAAACCAAAGGGAAAGGCTGAGGATTTGAGCATTTATGCaaatacagaaatacaagccACACAAAGCAATAGCCAAATGCACATtcagtatgtacacacacacacacacacacactcaccttccTGAGCCTGTGGTGGTGGGAGCCGTGTTTGTCCTGGGCGGGGGACGTGGAGCGCCCCCTAGAGTGGCCGAAGGAGCTGCGTTCTGTGTTCTCTCCACTGGAGCGCATCTTCCTCTGCTACAGGACCCcacagaggagaggcagagagtcACACTGCTGCCAACCGTAACGGTCACAGAGGCAAGTACAGCTATAGGGGCAATAGCTAGACGGGCAATAGCTAGAGCTACAGGGGCAACTAGGGGAAAGAAGCTATTTCTCCACGCCGGCTTGAAAAGCTGTCTCCTTGCCTTCCTCAATGCAGTACGTGAATGGACGTTACAAATCCAAGAGGAAGTCGTAAGTCCTTTCCAAAGCCTTCTTATTACACAATGCAACACATTTCCACATTTCATTCCATTTAAATAAAGAAGAATTGGAGATCTCCTAGAAAGCTGAAAACAGACTTGAATAGATTTGCCAGTCTCTTACCATCTTGATGTAATGGTGCTTGCAGTAGCCACAGTACTTGACGTTGTCAGCCTCAGGGCCCTCCTCCTCACACAGCAGGCCAGCCATCTGAGCACTGCACagggtcagacagtcagacagatgggagaggacacacacacacacacacacacacacacacacacacacacacacacacacacacacacacacacacacacacacacacacacacacacacacacacagaccactcaCCAGGTGACGTGGAAGGCTTGTCGACAGCCCTGGCGGTTACACGTCATGCAGGCTCCACAAGCAGCCTTGCTCTCTCGCCCATGGTCCTCACAGATATAACACGTctaaagagaggggagaagaaagaTGAAAAAGGATGATGACTGACCAGAACATATCTCCTCTTATCAACATCAGATGTCATGTCCACCTGAAATCACTCACAGATGTAACGGGCAGACTTCGCTACGGAAGGGAAATCGGTCATTCCATGAAATGAGTGCttttttgcatccctttgatttCTTAAATCGGAATTGTGCTTAAATATTGCTTTTTAAAAGCGTGTTATTTTACTGTAAATGAAGTGCccttaatatagaccacatggaacaTTCAATACATCTgatttttaatatgaataaagacttgctaaagtgccaaaattcagcaaTATGACATGTCTCTCTGTGCATCCTCTGTGACTTATATGAAGATTtgaacccacttaaccccaacatttcttAGTAGGTCGAGCATAACATCCAGAGATAGACTAGAGATGTAtttaaaaaattgtttttaaGTTAAGTAAGCATATAATTGCCCCTATCTGTTGCTGTGTACAAACTTCTATTCCCCGTCACAAGGagatttatggctgattttaGATGAAAACGTCAAccatgttactttatttggcacctAATAGGCActtaaaatagtatttttttttttaaatttaacctctGGAGATGGGAAAAAGTGTTTTCTATTAcattgaacatgtgctctttatgacagaatgatACAATTAAGTGAAATAAAAAGTTAAGACTACTCAAAAGGTACCTAATTGGCGGAACGAGCCAAATCTAGATGTCTGTATGTGTATCCcacatggcatcctattccctaaagagcgcactacctttgaccagggcctatagggctaaaaagtagtgcactgtgctctggtcaaaagtagtgcacgacatagagaatagggttccatttgggacacagcctgtgtGATACTGTTCAACTGTATGGGCCTCACCAGTGCCCAGAGGCCAACCCCAGCCTGTCATTGATAGCAGCCTGTTATGAAACATTCTGCCCCCCTCCACACCTCGCTCCCCCACAGCTAttacccagacagagacagagggggctGGCTGTCTGCCTAGCAACAGGTGCTGGACAAAGGAACAGCGGGCTCCTTACCTTTCTTCTCTTCTacccctccttcccttcatctacccctcctctcctcttgtgAGCCATAAGTATCATGGGCCAAAGGGAAACAGAGAAACGGCATCTGGAGCTACTGTAAAGGAGGGAGGGTGGTGGGCTTATTGACCCTTCACTCattgcctgcgtcccaaatggcaccctattctctgtgTAGTAAAGCTTTTGACCAGGAGcccataggggatagggtgctatttgggacacgtATATTGTCCAGTCAAACGCTCTCTAAGAATGCAGGGCAGCAAATCCGGATGAATGGAGAGAAGTCCAAGCCATTTACTGTAGCTGCCCCTGACACTGTAACATGAGACCACTACAAGACAAGCACTCACTATTGTACAGCAGCAAGCGTCTACGTAGCTTCCCATTGACTCTAATAGAACTGTAATCCAATCATATAAAAGCTTTCATTCCAAAAATCTTGTCTGGTGGGcatatgctgtatatagatttttccacAATAGCGATCACTCAAGACCATTAGGCCTAAAAGCATGCAGACTGTGGTGGGATACATGGCACATGACCATCCAGATGCCAACTCTAAAAGAGATAACTTGCAGAGAGGACTTGAAAGAGAGGGCTTAGGAAAAACTCTGGGTGATCTCATGAAAGCTTTGCCTGTGCaaaaaatatactgtatactaaTGACTGCTTGCAAATCACAGAATCGGGCAAAAATGCCCCCACACGTTTGTGTGGAATATTGAAGATAGGCATATAGATGGACAACCATTTACTCTGGCTAAAGAAACAATATCTCCAAATTGATTAAATCTTCATAGGCCTATAAAATTCATTTTAAATGACGGTCAAAACATCCTTCACAAAAGACAAACAAGCTTATCAAAAGTTGAAGTGAACAGTGAAGAATACCTTGATGTATCTGTCGTGAGGGACGTACTGTAGTACGATAGGCTCCATGGTGAGAACGTTGGCAAACTGCACCTCGGGAATATAGAGCGCACAAACCACATGGGCCCAGCCTGGAGAGAGAACAGCTTacattagtacacacacacacacacacacacacacacacacacacacacacacacacacacacgcacacacacgcacgcacgcacgcacacacacacgcacgcacgcacgcacacgcacacacacacacacacgcgcgcacgcacacacacaccctgacgtgcatacacacacattaacacaaacACATCATATATTTGTAAGACAAGGGAAACGTGGAGGATGGCGggattgatggaaagtggtggaTGAAGAATAGAGGAAAGAAAGTCAGCGTCCAGTAGTTAACCTCCACTGTCTGTCCTCTTGAGGGCGCCATCTTTGTGAGGACACAGCTCACATCTCTGATGAGAAATGAGAGCACACCTCACAATAACCAACTACGCACAGTAGCTTCAATAGAATGCTGTACTACCAGTGGTATTACTACAACAGGCAGGGATATGCTGTACATTGATTGACATGCAGTACATTACATTGATTTGAATGAGTACACGGATAATATCTTGATATACTGGACATATATACTCACCACTCTGGCAGCTCTCTCCTGAGACTCACATTTTCGACAGAACCATGGTCCAGTGGGCACCTGGACGATGCCATAGCacgctgtgacacacacacacacacacacacacacacacacacacacacacacacacacacacacacacacacacacacacacacacacacacacacacacacacacacacacacacacacacacacacacacacaaataaagacACAAATACAGACATCTTTAGTCTACCACTCAAATGAATGAGACACAAACAAAGGAACAAAAACAGTTACCTAACTTATTAGTTAAGTAACTAACTAACTTCTTGGTATACCTTCAacttttaatttgtatttttttttttactgttgagAGCAAGCATAgagtaagtaagtagccttgcaggagccttggcttgtgcgAGCCGGAACGACTCATAGGAGAAAGagcccatctcctgtttctgtagcgtgaagcagcttgatgtacaagttcaccccctggacaggatgctagtctatcacagggcttTACCCCCAATCTATCGCCTTAATGCTGAGCGCCAAGCAGAGATGCAGCaggtcccatttttacagtctttggtatgactcggccGGGAATCAAATTCCCAACCTTTTCAGGACAGACTCTCTTACCACAAGGCCACTGAATTGAGAGAAGGCATAGCCAGGGCATAAAGTTAAGTGTAACAATGATTTATATATTTCTTGTCACAGATATTCCCGAGATGATCCCAATATTTATAGGCTACTGATGTAGGTCACCTTTTTCAAAGAGTGGTGGTGTTTTGAACGCAGCCATAGTGGTTTTACCTGGCAAGACAGCCTGATTTATAATAATATGACATTAATAACAGCTTGTAAACTCAGATCGTATTGTGTGTCAGCTACATACGATATTGTTATTGATGTTTCCTACATAACACAATAAATAAAAGCCATGGGGGGATATACTGTGAAGGTGTGTAGAACTGTTATAGCCTTACAACTGTAAATGTTTACACATTAAATCATAATGAATGGCTCTTATTCAAATCAAAACTCATGGACATATTGAGTGGATACATTGTTGCATTGCTGAGATACAAAGATGTCAACAAAGAATGTGGATATATCGTTGAGGAAACAATTCATCCGCAAGGCCCGATAAACCAGCTAGTCTGCTGCTCCAGTAGTAGCAAATGCTTCCTAACGATGCGTAACTTTGTATCGAATAATAGCCATTCTACCAAAACCGCATTAGTCGTCGCCATAAAGGCTTGATGTAATTTTATGTCTCTTCTCGCGCTCGCACCACGTCAACGCGTGCTGAAGGAAAACACCCCCTCCcacataaacacagacagacccGCACGCACGTAGGCACGCACCACCCCATCCTTGCCCCAATACCGTAATTACATTGTAATATAGCAAGCTAGTTACCCTGGTGCACAGCGACGCTGCATCCGTGCCCATCACAGTATACAAGAGGATTTTCAGCCCAGCCTCGCTCATCGGAACACACGCAGCAACCTCCAACCATTTCCCGCATACTGTTCCCATACGGTATTTTATACGGTTTTGCGGCGACTTAAATCGCCAGGGTGTCAAGTAGTCCTTGACTTCAACGGTGTATCAAACATGGTAGTCGGTAGTCGTGCTACACTGCAATCAAGAATGAATTTCAGCGTGGGGTTCGGGTACAGCGAGTTTTCCGTGATGTCTTCCCGTCCCCCGTAGAACCGATGCAGTGCGCATGCCCACATCTGCAGAATAGTCTCACTGTGTGAAGATGACAATATTTCCATCCCTTGAAGTTGTACGCTCTCTGTTGTCCATGCTCAATGACAATATATATCCTCCCTTTCTACATTATGACAAAACAGCCCGATCTCCTGCTGTCGAAAAGCAATAATGACAAGTGTAGACTAAAGCATGCCTCTTCTCTTTGAACTGTGGATAAAAGCACTTTAAATGCATAGCGCCATCTTTAGGGATCAGAGAAAACAGAAATGTCCAGGCCTACTAGCCTAAATGGAATATCCAGACATAGTTTGGGGAAACTGTTAATATCGTTCAGCA
Protein-coding regions in this window:
- the LOC115208674 gene encoding protein AF-17-like isoform X2, with protein sequence MREMVGGCCVCSDERGWAENPLVYCDGHGCSVAVHQACYGIVQVPTGPWFCRKCESQERAARVRCELCPHKDGALKRTDSGGWAHVVCALYIPEVQFANVLTMEPIVLQYVPHDRYIKTCYICEDHGRESKAACGACMTCNRQGCRQAFHVTCAQMAGLLCEEEGPEADNVKYCGYCKHHYIKMQRKMRSSGENTERSSFGHSRGRSTSPAQDKHGSHHHRLRKSHKDKMRQKERHKKSSDGLGSSLSSSMDKLSSGHHSNKDSEGNSKRLSSHGQVGHRSKKTGSIGKSCSSSSCSSSPFNTGGGSQDFLPSSSTSRLERDPDRGADEHGAEEHRDERTRRTAPEEDDEEEEEEKEEEKEEEEELDNSKYHNKASLQPPALTPVDGPHGGSSQGHERSEGEANSFETKVTISTFGSIMRITSSSGGLGGGSSKLRKISSSSSSGDYKLSKSLLKSPHLATPPILEEADLEEDKATPPPPLPTHRERRHRGNKKSRHGPGRPRGSKNRERTERREEEYRQNHPHTAPAPPPSLTSSSTSFSSLFPSSSTLPHTAYSSTLLTSSLSSFPSSSTSSSVSFSTGRGSGIYTSHKDPLSLSGGVCNTPLSLGGGICSTALSSGLLPSHVSTLSLQPVNSALNTQVHPCSSSSYSLSSSQPFSRVLSTARTLPSLLSQAQTSLQESEMDDCRFPCHDNSPRDSLSSQSPMSSLPLLFDQREGVGPGVRGRPENVPPSSSHIELLLEKHGNGEMGANIVEMLQSLHSLQQENQRLQEQILSLTAKKERLQLLNVELACPFPPQVHHSHHSDQGLVPTTTHAHISFLSSAYDPLSTNKSPLSKSCFLNDTSFITSSEELHSGSPSRSSSSLSFQSTPPPQQSPASFGQPLLNGLGGRVLTDSLGGLSQASSSMVGGLMASQAGSPQLNMNGVLGSLNGVIQSPVQNGPQPTLPALRPQPPPLGPQALAQGLQLPKSMSPSSLLSEQQKQLLLQQNFTPVMNLPCPTNILRHANTCSTRS
- the LOC115208674 gene encoding protein AF-17-like isoform X3, which encodes MREMVGGCCVCSDERGWAENPLVYCDGHGCSVAVHQACYGIVQVPTGPWFCRKCESQERAARVRCELCPHKDGALKRTDSGGWAHVVCALYIPEVQFANVLTMEPIVLQYVPHDRYIKTCYICEDHGRESKAACGACMTCNRQGCRQAFHVTCAQMAGLLCEEEGPEADNVKYCGYCKHHYIKMQRKMRSSGENTERSSFGHSRGRSTSPAQDKHGSHHHRLRKSHKDKMRQKERHKKSSDGLGSSLSSSMDKLSSGHHSNKDSEGNSKRLSSHGQVGHRSKKTGSIGKSCSSSSCSSSPFNTGGGSQDFLPSSSTSRLERDPDRGADEHGAEEHRDERTRRTAPEEDDEEEEEEKEEEKEEEEELDNSKYHNKASLQPPALTPVDGPHGGSSQGHERSEGEANSFETKVTISTFGSIMRITSSSGGLGGGSSKLRKISSSSSSGDYKLSKSLLKSPHLATPPILEEADLEEDKATPPPPLPTHRERRHRGNKKSRHGPGRPRGSKNRERTERREEEYRQNHPHTAPAPPPSLTSSSTSFSSLFPSSSTLPHTAYSSTLLTSSLSSFPSSSTSSSVSFSTGRGSGIYTSHKDPLSLSGGVCNTPLSLGGGICSTALSSGLLPSHVSTLSLQPVNSALNTQVHPCSSSSYSLSSSQPFSRVLSTARTLPSLLSQAQTSLQESEMDDCRFPCHDNSPRDSLSSQSPMSSLPLLFDQREGVGPGVRGRPENVPPSSSHIELLLEKHGNGEMGANIVEMLQSLHSLQQENQRLQEQILSLTAKKERLQLLNVELACPFPPQTPSAPIRVPCLKAAS
- the LOC115208674 gene encoding protein AF-17-like isoform X1, coding for MREMVGGCCVCSDERGWAENPLVYCDGHGCSVAVHQACYGIVQVPTGPWFCRKCESQERAARVRCELCPHKDGALKRTDSGGWAHVVCALYIPEVQFANVLTMEPIVLQYVPHDRYIKTCYICEDHGRESKAACGACMTCNRQGCRQAFHVTCAQMAGLLCEEEGPEADNVKYCGYCKHHYIKMQRKMRSSGENTERSSFGHSRGRSTSPAQDKHGSHHHRLRKSHKDKMRQKERHKKSSDGLGSSLSSSMDKLSSGHHSNKDSEGNSKRLSSHGQVGHRSKKTGSIGKSCSSSSCSSSPFNTGGGSQDFLPSSSTSRLERDPDRGADEHGAEEHRDERTRRTAPEEDDEEEEEEKEEEKEEEEELDNSKYHNKASLQPPALTPVDGPHGGSSQGHERSEGEANSFETKVTISTFGSIMRITSSSGGLGGGSSKLRKISSSSSSGDYKLSKSLLKSPHLATPPILEEADLEEDKATPPPPLPTHRERRHRGNKKSRHGPGRPRGSKNRERTERREEEYRQNHPHTAPAPPPSLTSSSTSFSSLFPSSSTLPHTAYSSTLLTSSLSSFPSSSTSSSVSFSTGRGSGIYTSHKDPLSLSGGVCNTPLSLGGGICSTALSSGLLPSHVSTLSLQPVNSALNTQVHPCSSSSYSLSSSQPFSRVLSTARTLPSLLSQAQTSLQESEMDDCRFPCHDNSPRDSLSSQSPMSSLPLLFDQREGVGPGVRGRPENVPPSSSHIELLLEKHGNGEMGANIVEMLQSLHSLQQENQRLQEQILSLTAKKERLQLLNVELACPFPPQVHHSHHSDQGLVPTTTHAHISFLSSAYDPLSTNKSPLSKSCFLNDTSFITSSEELHSGSPSRSSSSLSFQSTPPPQQSPASFGQPLLNGLGGRVLTDSLGGLSQASSSMVGGLMASQAGSPQLNMNGVLGSLNGVIQSPVQNGPQPTLPALRPQPPPLGPQALAQGLQLPKSMSPSSLLSEQQKQLLLQQNFTPEQQVVVYQMLQQQRQRELQRLTLTGALTSTPTPQSPNLGASPLQGNPLFGLQDNALHKPGGVGEKGGDKNG